Genomic window (Daucus carota subsp. sativus chromosome 5, DH1 v3.0, whole genome shotgun sequence):
CGCACGACTAGTAAGAGGAAAACAAAAAATCTCAACATCGGGATGGTCCCCTTAAAATCTTCGAATTGAAGCAGGGTTTACACACAAGATGTTCTGCTGTAAAAAGAGTTACCATTCTTACAGTAAGTATGCAAATAACTGAAACAGAAAGTTTCACCATCTGTCATCACAGCAATGTCTCCCTTTTCTCTCTCCTTCAAATTCGTGCTACATTTCGTCCATGGATCCCTTGCCCTTAGAAACTAGTTAATACTGCATGCCAGGATGAGGAGCACGTGGGCGCACTGGGGTCTTAGAGGGACTCACCCTGCCAAAATTAGTAAATTCTTTTCCTTGTCAGAAACATACTGCTAAATGTTTCACTATTAGACACTTAATTCATCaacttatcaatatatattattttatgaggAGATATATCCAAATCCCTGCAACAACTCAGTACCTGACAGGTTGAGAGCCCAGTACCTGCCCACAACAATTCAGTGCCAAAATAGCGCTCTCAGCCTGCAAACCATGAAAAAAACAATGTAAATGAATTTATTAGCTAGTTGGCTCCAAATTACAGAAACATTTGATAGAACAGACACTTAATTTAACAGTGTTCGAGGGTGATAATCAGGATATAAAATAACCATCCTATGTACTCTCAAAGCAGTTGTAAGAGAACTGTTATTATGCATAATTCTCTAATCACTATGCTAGTTTGTATGTAGTACATACAAGTTTAAGGTTACTTGTATTATTTGTGTAAAAGTGCACAAGCTAGGTCATGATTTCCAGATGTTATAAACGACAAGTTCAATACCTTTTCTGTAAATCTTTTACTCTTACACTAGGATCTGGATCTCTATTCTTTGCCATAAGCCTCGTGTAACCCTCAAATCTCATATTAGAATCAGAGTGTTTCTTATATCTATCTATAAGCCCTCCATATAATTGGGAACTTCTCCACAGCAACTAATCAAACACATTTTCACTCATATAATTCCTAATTTGATGTTTCAAGccataagttaaaatttaacaaACAGGAAAAAACTTACTTTGAACTTATTTTATGTAATAAgttacaaaaaataatataaaacagaCAGGCACTTTTCGCTCACACCTAGGCTCCGGAGGAACCTTTGTGCCTCAATTCTCACCCTAACTGACCCTAATAATATAATACCTTTCACAACGATTAAGATAAAAGTACTTAACAGCTTCCATATTACGAGGTGAAAAATGAAATTCATCAGTACTGTTGTTTGCAGTGCAAGCAGTAACTTACCATCACAAATTCAACAAAAGCGATACGAGTTGAGTGCACTTGATCCCCCAAAAGTCTAAGGCGTGAGACCTGCATGCAACCAAACTAGGTCATTTTTTGAAAAGTACTAGCTGGTAAGCTTTATATAAAGAATATTCAAACCTCGCCACATCTTGattcaaaaaaaatcttaaCATCAGCTTGTGAAACCTGCACAAATGACAATTTCTACATGTGAACAAATGatctaattattaaattatagctTATATGTCTGCTTAACCGTCATAGCGATTTGTGATGCACGTAAATGCAATGTActcaaaacatatatttagCAAAAGAAAAACTACATACATAAAAATACACTCATCGCAATGAAACAACACAAAAAATAGATAAAGATTATACCTTCTTGTCAATATTTGTACAGTAGACTGTCCTTGCACACATTTCCCGCTCATCCTCCGACTGTATTGATCACAAATTAAAGGAAACTTTAATGATTCAGGAAGTCTTAGATGATCTCAAAATTATTCGgccaaataataaaataaaaacgtgCCATTGCTCATGGACAAGTGGGCATCATATGGATACAAAGCAACAAAAAAGTATGAGAAGTAATTCATACCTTGGGAAGAAAAGTAGGATTAACGGGAAGGATGGCAGTTTTCGAGGGTAAGACTTTAACTGGGGAAAAGCCTAAAAGCGTTCCATCAAGGTTAAGCGCTGCTCTAGCAGAATCTGTTAAAATCAGCTCTGATTCAGACGTAAATTGTAGTATTCGTATCATCTATGCATGAAAATATAAGATAGCACGACTTACACTCATCACCAAACTCTACAAATGCAAAGCGAAGACGTGAATGCGGATCACCACAGATTCGACAATCAACAACCTTCAAAACAGCCATACCAAGTATTAAAACTTAGATGAGTGACATCGAGATGAATGAAGCATATCTCAAGCTCTAATATGACAGAATTAAAGCCCTCTATAAAGCTATAAATGGAGCATTAAGAAGTTGGTATCATCCATTATTgttcattaaataaaataattacaagtGTATGATCAGAAAACAAAGCAAAAGAAAGTTCTTTTACTTAAATCTCTGACAATTAATTAATCTCTTAACTTTAATTTCTCACCAATTTATGGATcagttttttgttattttttgtcaCGATTTATGGATCAGTTAAGTGTGAGAAGAGTACGGATACATTAAGAGGGAGATTTTAGACAACCCCATTAGTAGTCAATGACCAGTCATTTGTTTACAAGAATATTCCAAGTTAAAACACAGGACTAAATAGCAAAATGAGATCAAGCACGGATATTAGATCCACTCTTACCTAAAACGAGCAATTGATTATGGTATATGATTAGGAAACTAATTCACAAAGCTTTACAAAGATTGATACtaacacaaatatatattttgtgtaatTGCCCAATTTAAATGAGCATTTGAAT
Coding sequences:
- the LOC108223683 gene encoding polyadenylate-binding protein-interacting protein 9, giving the protein MTGEGVVAEAAGDVNSSAVKSVESGENCVNVVPVSDDGKKSDSNSKSEYGMQDLVDMLSKLNPMAKEFVPSRYSIDRNRDQYGVTFFVPAQKNLGNGNDGQSNNRRRRNTFNQGRKRMSGRAFRAQREDSIRRTVYVSEIDHNVTEERLAALFSSYGQVVDCRICGDPHSRLRFAFVEFGDEYSARAALNLDGTLLGFSPVKVLPSKTAILPVNPTFLPKSEDEREMCARTVYCTNIDKKVSQADVKIFFESRCGEVSRLRLLGDQVHSTRIAFVEFVMAESAILALNCCGQVLGSQPVRVSPSKTPVRPRAPHPGMQY